One window from the genome of Cucumis melo cultivar AY chromosome 10, USDA_Cmelo_AY_1.0, whole genome shotgun sequence encodes:
- the LOC103499378 gene encoding uncharacterized protein LOC103499378 isoform X7 has translation MGNAGINLESLCDGNSHEVTVELEGMGGGGKLLLEIKYRSFDEIEDDKRWWRVPFISEFLRSSGFVSALNKVVGSDTVPVRQFVEYAFGKLKSFNDEYQSDHLLLRKQNDEEDISSNMRTNTEVSITDTNSPIEGKSDEVEISDNTVESGQSLKEVTQGLLAMQFDKQFWTNLADVTSQNIVKKLGLPAPEKLKWDGFELLNKIGLEARKSAEAGYIESGLATPKSLDVDHEQKNIRMVDSTLTDVKKVTKDLLSQTESVLGGLMVLTATISQLNKEAQLIGKKDTKDEGSKKVGEKVGGGSGDGSLLDNRNSEEMKALFATAESAMEAWAMLAMSLGHPSFIKSEFEKLCFLDNESTDTQVAIWRDFMRRRLVVAFRGTEQSRWKDLRTDLMLVPAGLNPERISGDFNEEVQVHSGFLSAYDSVRMRIISLIKKAIYYNDDRAESPVKWHVYVTGHSLGGALATLLALELSSSQLARHEAITVTMYNFGSPRVGNRQFAEIYNKKVKDSWRVVNHRDIIPTVPRLMGYCHVAQPVYLAAGDLKDALENVELQADGYEGDVIGESTPDVLVNEFMKGERELVEKLLQTEINIFRSIRDGSALMQHMEDFYYITLLENVRSNYQNVGNLQSDQEA, from the exons GAAATTCGCATGAAGTAACAGTGGAGTTAGAAGGGATGGGTGGAGGTGGAAAGTTGCTACTGGAG ATCAAGTATAGGTCTTTTGATGAAATTGAAGATGACAAACGATGGTGGAGAGTTCCCTTCATTTCTGAATTTCTTCGCAGTAGTGGTTTTGTTTCTGCTTTAAACAAGGTTGTTGGATCCGACACCGTGCCTGTGCGTCAGTTTGTAGAATATGCTTTTGGAAAGTTAAAGTCATTCAATGATGAGTACCAATCAGATCATCTTTTGTTAAGGAAGCAAAACGATGAAGAGGACATATCTTCAAACATGCGAACAAATACCGAAGTCTCTATAACTGATACAAATTCTCCCATAGAGGGAAAATCTGATGAAGTTGAAATAAGCGATAATACTGTGGAAAGTGGACAGTCACTGAAAGAAGTGACACAAGGTCTCTTAGCAATGCAATTCGACAAACAATTTTGGACAAACTTGGCCGATGTAACAAGCCAAAATATTGTCAAGAAGCTAGGTCTTCCTGCCCCAGAGAAATTAAAGTGGGATGGATTTGAGTTACTAAATAAAATTGGTTTGGAGGCACGAAAGAGTGCTGAAGCAGGTTATATCGAATCGGGCCTTGCAACACCCAAAAGTCTGGATGTCGATCACGAACAGAAGAACATTAGAATGGTGGACTCAACACTAACTGATGTGAAGAAAGTAACAAAAGATCTATTAAGTCAAACCGAGTCTGTTTTAGGGGGATTGATGGTTCTGACAGCAACAATTTCTCAATTGAACAAGGAAGCACAGCTCATAGGAAAGAAAGACACTAAAGATGAGGGCtcaaaaaaagtgggagaaaaGGTTGGTGGTGGTTCAGGGGATGGATCATTGTTGGATAATAGGAATTCTGAGGAAATGAAAGCACTATTTGCAACTGCAGAAAGCGCCATGGAAGCTTGGGCGATGCTTGCTATGTCACTTGGCCATCCCAGTTTCATAAAGTCAGAATTTGAAAAGTTGTGTTTCTTAGATAACGAGTCTACAGACACGCAG GTTGCAATTTGGCGTGATTTTATGCGGAGGAGACTAGTTGTTGCCTTCAGGGGCACAGAACAA TCAAGATGGAAGGACTTAAGAACAGACCTGATGCTAGTCCCTGCAGG GTTAAATCCTGAAAGGATAAGTGGAGATTTCAACGAGGAAGTTCAA GTTCACAGTGGTTTCTTAAGTGCGTATGATTCAGTACGAATGAGAATTATTTCTCTCATTAAAAAGGCCATTTATTATAA TGATGATCGTGCTGAATCACCAGTCAAATGGCATGTTTATGTTACAGGTCACAGTTTGGGTGGTGCATTAGCTACACTTCTTGCTCTTGAACTTTCCTCAAGCCAACTTGCAAG GCACGAAGCAATAACTGTGACCATGTATAATTTTGGATCTCCTAGAGTTGGCAACCGGCAATTTGCAGAAATTTACAACAAG AAAGTAAAAGACAGCTGGAGAGTTGTAAACCACAGAGACATTATACCTACAGTTCCTCGTTTGATGGGTTATTGCCACGTGGCTCAGCCTGTGTATCTTGCGGCAGGAGATCTGAAAGATGCATTA GAAAATGTGGAGCTTCAAGCAGATGGTTACGAAGGCGATGTCATTGGGGAGTCCACACCAGATGTTTTAGTCAATGAATTT ATGAAGGGAGAAAGGGAACTTGTTGAAAAGCTTTTGCAGACAGAAATTAATATATTCCGTTCAATTAGAGATGGAAGTGCGCTAATGCAACACATGGAAGATTTCTACTATATTACACTGCTAGAG AATGTGAGGTCGAACTACCAAAATGTTGGCAACTTACAATCAGACCAAGAGGCTTGA